The genomic stretch ACGCCTTGCTGTGCCGATTCATATTGTGCCCTGGCACTTAAATACTCACTCTCTACCCGTTCAAATTCCGTATCGCTTACTGCCTTTTTTTCTTTCAAAATCAGATAACGTTCATAAAGGGTTTTGGCCTTCTCAAACAGTGCTTTTGCCTGTTGGAGATTGGCTTTTGCATTTTCAAGTCCTGCCAGTGAGCTGTTGTAGGCGGCTGTATATTCTTCCAGCATCGAACGGTATTCGTCAGGCTTGATTCTGACAAGTAATTCTCCCTTTTTAACGCGATCCCCTTCTTTAAAAGGCAGTTCAATGATTTCTCCGCTGACATCGGCAGAGATAGATATTTCTTTTTCCGGCCGGAGCTTCCCGCTTGCCGTTATCAGTTCGCTGATGCTTCTTTTTTCTACTTTGGCTGTCTCAACATTTATCTCGTTTTTGTTTCCAATAACTCCACTTACATTCAGGATAATCAGTAGCACGATAAGACCTGCCAGCCCGATCATCAGATACATCAGGTTTTTGTTTTTACTTTTCTTGAAATGTCTTTTTTCAATGGCCATAATATTTGTTTTTATAAGCTTATGTCTATTCCTCTGTAATAATCAAACACTTTCATTCTGTAAACACATTCATATTTTGCCCCCAGCAGGGTGTTTTCGGCTCTTGTCAGGCCGTTGCGGGCGCTCTGCCATTCATAATAACTGATGACCCCTTCCTGATACATGACCGAAGATTGCTCAAACAGGAGTTTTTGTGCTTCCTGACTTTTAACAGCCGACTCATATTTGTTGATGGCGTTTTTCAGGTTAAACCAGGCTTCATATATGTTGTTTTTGGCTTTAACCTCAGACTCTCTGTAATTGAGTTCAGCATTACGGATGTTGAGGCGGGCGGCCTGTGTATTTCCATAAGTGTTCAGGTTATTGAAAAGCGGAATGGATAACCCAAAGGTAAAATACTGTCCGAAATTATTATCCAACTGCTCTGAAAAAGGTGTTATTTGTCCCGTCAATGGATTCTTTAAGCTTGAGTAGCGTGTAGTCAGGTTCCCCTGAAGTGAAAGGGAGGGATACATCAATCCTTTTGCTGCCTTGTAGGCATATTGGGCACTTTCCAGTTCTGCTTTTGCCTGCTTCATTTGAGGCAATTCCGAAACATATTGATTGATAATTGATTCAATATCAATGTTTTCATAATTCCCGAGCGACATCATGTCCACTGCATATTTGCTGATGGAAAGAGGTTTTTTCATGTCCCAGTTCAGGAGCTGTTTCAGGTCGAGATAAGATTGTTCGAGCTTGTTTTGTACCTCCACAAGGTTGTATTCATTGTTGGCCAGCTCAGCATTCAGTTCAAGTTCTTTGGCTTTTGTTTCCTGTCCGACTTCGACCAGAATTTTTGTTTTCTCAAGCATACTTTTGGTCAGCTTTATCTGCTCTTCCATAAAGGCGACATTCTCGAGGTTCATCAAAATAGCCAGATAAGCGGCTGCGGTTTGAAGGGCTATCTGGTCTTTCATGTTCTGGTTGCTGTGAATATTGGCTTCGAGGGCATATTGATTGGCTTTCACTGTATTAATTTTTGAAAACCCCTGAAAAAGAGTAACTTCACTGTTAAGCTGGAAATAATTTGAATTGATTTTTTCCCTGACATATTCATAGGTGGTGTAATCGAGCGAATTTCCAAAACTATAGCCCTGGCTGGCGTAGGCATTCAGGTTAGGGAGTAGCGATGCTTTGCTTTTCTGAAGGTTTAATCCGCTTTTCTCGGTATTGAGCCCTGCTTTCCTGACCGCGATGTTTTGTTCGAGTGCTATTTCTATGCATTTTTTCAGGTCTAAAGTTTCCTGAGCCTGAAGATGAAAGCTGACCATCAGCATGAAAACCAAGGTAACCCATCTGAAAATCCTTGTCTGTATCATCATTTAACCGATTAAATGTTTATTGACGAAATGTTCAAAATTATACACATTACTGATTTATCAGAAATTTTATTAATCACGTATTCTTTTTCTTTCTTTTTCAGGCAAGATTTCTTTTATGCAAAATTCAGACGAAGAAAGACATTATTTTGATACAGCTTAATATTTTTGTATCGTTTAGTGTTACAAGTAATTCATGAAAATAAGCGGTAATCTGAAAAAATTAATATCCTTATTCATTTTGGGTATTTTTCTCCTGCCGCTGATTGTTAAACTGGAGCATCATCACGAACAATTTATTTGCAAAGCAAAGAATGAAAAGCACTTTCATTCCTATCATGAGACATGTCCTGTCTGTAAATTTGAATTTTCTGCTTTCAGAAACGATTATTCTGCTAACCTTTTTGATAAATCACTGCCTTTAACTGATGCTTATTACAATCATTACAAAGAAAAGTATTTTTACGAAAAAAATCATTCTTCTCTTTCAAGGGCTCCCCCTTTGTTAACGTAACTGATTCATTTCATCGCTTTTTTTCAGTTTTCGTTAACAATCATTAAATTTAATTTTATGAAAAAGATTTTATTGTCAATAGTTTTGATTAGCATTGTTAATTTAGTAATAGCACAGCATAAAATATCAGGAAAAATAACAGACGAATACCGGCTGCCATTGGCAGGAGTCAGTGTTTTCCTTCCGGAATTAAATAAAGGGACAGTTTCGGATAAAAATGGCAATTACCTTCTATCCGGACTTCCGGAAAGTTATCTTAAAATCCGTTTTTCATACATGGGATATGCTACCAGAATTGAAAATGTAAAAATCAGCGGAGAAAACACAGAATTAAATGTCGTTTTAACAGAAACAGCCATTGAAGCACCTGAAATTGTTGTTTCCGGAGGATATCAGGCATCACAACATGAAAATGCCATTAAAATTGAACTTCTGAAATTAAACGAACTCCAGTCGTTGAAAAGTTCAGATTTTATGGAAATTGTCAGCAAGGTAGCGGGTGTTGATATGATATCAAAAGGTCCTGGTGTTTCAAAACCTGTCATCAGGGGTTTATCAATGGATAATATTCTTGTCCTGAATAATGGAGTTCGTTTTGAAAACTACCAGTATTCGAGTCATCATCCGCTTGGGATTGAGGAGTATGGAATTGAAGATGTTGAAATAATCAAAGGGCCGTCTTCATTATTGTACGGAAGTGATGCCATAGGAGGGGTCATCAACTTCATCAGAGAAAAACCTGCACCTGTGGGTTATATCAGCGGTGATTATCATTTGCAGTTGTTTTCGAATACAATGGGAATGACCAATAATTTTGGTATAAAAGGTTCTTCCGAAAAATTGTTTGCCGGCATTCGTATCGGACAAAAAACCAATGCTGATTTTCTTCAGGGAGGCGGACTTTTTGTCCCAAATTCCAGATTCAATGAAAAGACCATCAGAATGAATGCAGGTTTTACCGGTAAATCGGGAGTCTGTAAAATATTTTATGACTACAGCAACCATAAATTAGGTCTTGTCGAA from Sphingobacteriales bacterium encodes the following:
- a CDS encoding TolC family protein, which gives rise to MMIQTRIFRWVTLVFMLMVSFHLQAQETLDLKKCIEIALEQNIAVRKAGLNTEKSGLNLQKSKASLLPNLNAYASQGYSFGNSLDYTTYEYVREKINSNYFQLNSEVTLFQGFSKINTVKANQYALEANIHSNQNMKDQIALQTAAAYLAILMNLENVAFMEEQIKLTKSMLEKTKILVEVGQETKAKELELNAELANNEYNLVEVQNKLEQSYLDLKQLLNWDMKKPLSISKYAVDMMSLGNYENIDIESIINQYVSELPQMKQAKAELESAQYAYKAAKGLMYPSLSLQGNLTTRYSSLKNPLTGQITPFSEQLDNNFGQYFTFGLSIPLFNNLNTYGNTQAARLNIRNAELNYRESEVKAKNNIYEAWFNLKNAINKYESAVKSQEAQKLLFEQSSVMYQEGVISYYEWQSARNGLTRAENTLLGAKYECVYRMKVFDYYRGIDISL